A single Chryseobacterium sp. DNA region contains:
- a CDS encoding SDR family oxidoreductase translates to MTIIITGTSSGIGFTLAEYFGKKGHKVYGLSRKHTESRYFRSIPTDITDNTAVLNAIAEVLQTETRIDVLINNAGMGMVGAVEDSTKEDILQLFSLNLAGAVQMMSAVLPKMREYKFGKIINISSIGSEMGLPFRGFYSASKSALDKVTEAMRYEVYPWNIEVCSLHLGDIKTNIAENRVMAQVSEPYKKIFNKVYTLMNSHVDDGAEPAEVAEYIEKLLGKNKWKAHYYFGKFGQKIGVPLKWILPQGTYENLMKKYNKLDKN, encoded by the coding sequence ATGACCATTATCATTACAGGAACATCTTCAGGAATTGGTTTTACACTAGCCGAATATTTTGGAAAAAAAGGACACAAAGTATATGGTTTAAGCCGAAAACATACAGAAAGCAGGTATTTCAGATCTATTCCGACGGACATTACTGATAACACTGCTGTTCTGAATGCCATCGCAGAAGTTTTACAAACAGAAACCAGAATTGATGTCCTGATCAATAACGCCGGAATGGGAATGGTAGGCGCTGTGGAAGATTCTACCAAAGAGGACATCTTACAACTCTTCAGCCTGAATCTGGCAGGTGCTGTTCAGATGATGAGCGCTGTTCTCCCGAAAATGCGTGAATATAAATTTGGGAAAATCATTAATATTTCCAGTATCGGAAGTGAAATGGGACTTCCTTTCCGCGGCTTTTATTCTGCATCAAAATCAGCTCTGGATAAAGTGACTGAGGCGATGAGGTATGAAGTTTACCCATGGAATATTGAGGTATGCTCACTTCATTTGGGTGATATTAAAACCAATATTGCAGAAAACAGAGTGATGGCTCAGGTTTCAGAACCGTACAAAAAGATTTTCAACAAAGTTTACACGCTGATGAATTCTCACGTGGATGACGGCGCTGAACCGGCTGAAGTAGCGGAGTACATTGAAAAGCTTTTAGGGAAAAATAAATGGAAGGCACATTATTATTTTGGTAAATTCGGACAGAAGATCGGTGTTCCGCTGAAGTGGATCCTTCCGCAGGGAACGTATGAGAATTTGATGAAGAAATATAATAAACTCGATAAAAATTAG
- a CDS encoding TonB-dependent receptor, translating to MNVFKIPVSVTYLTGRVLLIGAISVSPMFLSQKKDNLKEKTLDEVVVVGYGTQKKSKVSGAVSEASLDKLTSRSLSGVGEVLQGKAPGVTVVNEGGDPNGSPKVNIRGLGGINGETPLYVVDGVVFNGTPAINPNDIQDISVLKDASAAIYGARSSGGVILITTKKGKKGILTVDFDVKYGINQAWRLKESLNAAEFQDVMYQAYANAGKLGSLPIAFNPEKYPDGRITRTDWMKEIFRTGTLQEYNLNVSGGGEKSRFFVGMNHRALEGILLNTQAKRYNFRVNSEHKVKDWLTIGENMYYNYSDGNTADTKNGYTGALVAAMYYPPNVPVYTPSGAFSGLPIDVAGGYGDMINPVAYLKRINIRNPTHEILINPYAEITLAKDLKFRSNFSQTFRLGNVKNFTSRVLEVGKIFDTNNLEYQSNNSSTALAEQLLTYKIAAGKHNFDFLGGFTFQKTIDEGFLAKSFDFRSEAEVFQHLQNAADTNKEVSSYRFKQALVSYLARVNYDYAGKYIVSVLGRRDGSSLVARQNRFANYYAVSGAWVVSKENFMNDISWLSSLKLRGSYGILGNLGGISPQAVNPLMTRDNNIIFGQDPSQNIAYYATTRPNPDLKWGKSEQTNFGVDASFLHNSLSLQFDYFVKNSKDQIFNVSLPSTATYNNQYVNAGLFQDKGYELGINYNSKRSGDFTYSVGVTFSQLKNTVKQLADVDEIFINDNGVRGVLKPTRVKIGDPLYSFYGYKTGGIFQSQEEINNYRDANGNLIQPNAKPGDLKFLKKEGNTGTLNNNDFVNLGSPYPKFSYGFSYNMTWKNFDLNVFFQGVYGNKIFNGLKFISLNPGGTGQNYNMDRDILNAWTPQNTNTDIPRLVHGDPSGNYSKVSDFYVEDGSYIRLKNLTIGYSLPRELYQKLDVNKVRIYVTTNNLFTMTKYTGFDPEVGMNSYGVDTGRYPQARSFIFGVEIGL from the coding sequence ATGAATGTATTTAAAATCCCTGTTTCAGTAACTTATTTAACGGGGAGGGTATTACTTATCGGTGCAATATCGGTTTCTCCGATGTTCCTATCACAAAAAAAAGACAATTTAAAAGAAAAGACCCTGGACGAGGTTGTCGTTGTTGGGTACGGGACACAGAAGAAAAGTAAAGTATCAGGCGCTGTTTCTGAGGCTTCACTAGACAAGCTTACTTCCAGATCTCTGTCCGGAGTGGGAGAAGTACTTCAGGGAAAAGCTCCCGGAGTAACGGTAGTGAACGAAGGGGGAGACCCTAACGGTTCGCCCAAGGTAAATATTCGTGGTTTAGGGGGGATCAACGGTGAGACTCCTCTCTACGTTGTAGACGGAGTAGTTTTTAACGGCACTCCGGCCATTAATCCCAATGATATTCAGGATATTTCTGTTCTTAAAGATGCTTCTGCAGCCATTTATGGGGCAAGATCTTCGGGTGGGGTTATCCTTATTACCACTAAAAAAGGGAAAAAGGGGATTCTTACGGTAGACTTTGATGTTAAATACGGGATCAATCAGGCTTGGAGGCTGAAAGAGTCTTTAAATGCGGCTGAATTCCAGGATGTCATGTATCAGGCGTATGCCAATGCAGGGAAGCTTGGAAGTTTACCGATTGCTTTCAATCCTGAGAAGTATCCTGATGGAAGAATAACAAGAACAGACTGGATGAAAGAGATTTTCCGTACGGGAACCCTCCAGGAATATAATCTTAATGTAAGCGGAGGTGGTGAGAAATCCCGATTTTTTGTTGGGATGAATCATAGAGCACTGGAAGGAATTTTATTGAACACCCAGGCCAAGCGATATAATTTCAGGGTAAATTCTGAGCATAAGGTGAAAGACTGGCTGACGATTGGAGAGAATATGTATTATAATTATTCTGATGGAAATACCGCTGATACCAAAAACGGATATACGGGAGCTCTGGTGGCTGCCATGTACTACCCGCCCAATGTTCCGGTGTATACACCATCGGGAGCATTTTCAGGATTACCTATCGATGTGGCCGGAGGATATGGAGATATGATCAATCCTGTGGCCTATCTTAAAAGGATCAATATCAGAAATCCTACTCATGAAATTTTGATCAATCCTTATGCCGAAATTACGCTAGCAAAAGATTTAAAATTCCGCTCCAACTTCTCACAGACCTTTAGACTGGGAAATGTCAAGAATTTTACATCCAGAGTGCTGGAAGTCGGGAAGATTTTTGATACCAATAATTTAGAATACCAGTCGAACAACTCATCCACAGCCCTTGCGGAGCAACTCCTTACGTATAAAATAGCTGCGGGGAAACATAACTTTGATTTCCTGGGAGGTTTTACTTTCCAGAAAACAATTGATGAAGGATTCCTGGCAAAATCTTTTGATTTCAGAAGTGAGGCTGAGGTTTTTCAGCATCTTCAGAATGCAGCAGACACCAATAAAGAAGTCTCCAGCTACCGATTCAAACAGGCATTGGTTTCTTATCTGGCAAGAGTCAACTACGATTATGCAGGAAAGTATATTGTGAGTGTGCTGGGAAGACGTGACGGTTCATCATTGGTTGCCAGGCAGAATCGTTTTGCCAATTACTATGCTGTTTCAGGAGCATGGGTGGTGTCTAAGGAAAACTTTATGAATGATATTTCCTGGCTTTCCAGCCTGAAGCTTAGAGGAAGCTACGGGATCTTAGGAAACCTTGGGGGGATCTCTCCTCAGGCAGTAAACCCGCTGATGACAAGGGATAATAATATTATTTTCGGGCAGGATCCTTCTCAAAATATTGCCTATTATGCGACCACACGTCCTAATCCGGATCTGAAGTGGGGAAAATCTGAGCAGACCAACTTTGGAGTGGATGCCTCTTTTCTGCACAACAGCCTTTCTTTACAGTTTGATTATTTTGTGAAAAATTCCAAAGATCAGATCTTTAATGTCAGCCTGCCAAGTACGGCTACCTATAATAATCAATATGTAAATGCAGGATTATTCCAGGATAAAGGATATGAGTTAGGGATCAATTATAACAGCAAAAGATCCGGAGATTTTACGTATTCAGTAGGGGTTACATTTAGTCAACTAAAAAATACGGTGAAGCAGCTTGCTGACGTCGATGAGATTTTTATCAATGATAACGGAGTGAGAGGGGTATTAAAACCTACCCGTGTAAAAATTGGGGATCCGCTTTATTCTTTCTATGGATATAAAACCGGAGGTATTTTCCAGTCACAGGAAGAAATTAACAATTACAGAGATGCGAACGGTAATCTCATTCAGCCCAATGCCAAACCTGGAGATCTTAAATTCCTTAAAAAAGAAGGAAATACCGGAACCCTTAATAATAATGATTTTGTAAATCTTGGAAGTCCTTATCCTAAGTTCTCCTATGGATTTTCTTATAATATGACGTGGAAAAACTTTGACCTCAACGTATTCTTCCAGGGAGTATATGGAAACAAGATTTTCAACGGATTGAAATTTATTTCATTAAACCCGGGCGGAACGGGGCAGAACTATAATATGGACAGGGATATTCTGAATGCCTGGACTCCCCAGAATACCAATACCGATATTCCAAGACTTGTACATGGCGACCCAAGCGGAAACTATTCCAAAGTATCAGACTTCTATGTGGAAGACGGATCTTACATAAGACTGAAAAACCTTACCATCGGATATTCACTGCCAAGAGAGCTTTACCAAAAGCTGGATGTGAATAAGGTAAGAATTTATGTGACGACCAATAATCTCTTTACGATGACGAAATATACAGGCTTTGATCCTGAAGTGGGAATGAATTCGTACGGGGTAGATACCGGTAGATATCCGCAGGCGCGTTCATTTATTTTCGGAGTGGAAATCGGGTTATAA
- a CDS encoding RagB/SusD family nutrient uptake outer membrane protein has translation MKFFNKIFLVSGISAVLLSCTGELDVQPEGTPTEASFWKTENDLITGANAMYKPLSDSEFYGRGFFWFINASDDMVTGRAKSEADNAKNFSSNYIAAGDLETQWNKRYNVIGVANRVIRNVDNIQASAATKNKYLGEALFMSSRMYFELSYNYGNEKAGIPIIDRTKEPDPNPIPRAAHVMVNYSYIVNDLKRAAELLPAQAELPAKDYGRPHKAAAWALLAKVYLFMKDWQNAAYWANEVMTKGNRNLLNNYADVFKAENNYSTEYIWSIPSTPKFNSVGSILPGVMLENKGWGEYNGWGYFQPTKELYDEYETGDLRRSTTILKLGDKFTFNGKDRTYASTNSLTGYQFNKYMDAFKYQLNSGHVSANGDYPCTDLAVPIMRYAEVILIKAEALLMMGQNADQEINMIRNRAGLPSKNGCTMADLKHERRCELAGEWADRHRDLVRWGDAKDTYAKPLHGITGQVVWAARNFNPAVHNVWAVPQAEIVNSHGIIKQNEGW, from the coding sequence ATGAAATTTTTCAACAAAATTTTTTTAGTATCAGGAATATCGGCGGTACTTTTATCATGCACAGGCGAGCTGGATGTGCAGCCGGAAGGAACTCCTACGGAAGCCAGTTTCTGGAAAACGGAAAACGACCTGATAACAGGAGCTAATGCGATGTATAAGCCATTATCAGACAGCGAATTTTATGGAAGAGGTTTTTTCTGGTTTATCAATGCAAGTGATGATATGGTAACGGGAAGGGCTAAAAGTGAAGCGGATAATGCCAAGAACTTCAGCAGCAATTATATTGCAGCAGGAGATCTGGAAACCCAATGGAATAAAAGATATAATGTAATCGGAGTGGCCAATCGGGTGATCCGCAATGTAGACAATATCCAGGCTTCGGCGGCAACCAAAAACAAGTATCTTGGCGAAGCTTTGTTTATGAGCAGCCGGATGTATTTTGAACTTTCTTATAACTATGGGAATGAAAAAGCAGGGATTCCTATTATAGACCGTACGAAAGAGCCGGATCCCAACCCGATTCCAAGAGCGGCTCATGTAATGGTCAACTATAGTTATATCGTAAACGACCTGAAAAGAGCAGCAGAGCTATTACCTGCTCAGGCGGAACTTCCGGCAAAAGATTACGGAAGACCCCATAAAGCAGCAGCATGGGCACTTCTTGCGAAAGTATATCTGTTTATGAAAGACTGGCAGAACGCGGCTTATTGGGCCAATGAAGTCATGACTAAAGGAAACAGGAACCTTCTGAATAATTATGCAGATGTTTTCAAAGCAGAAAATAATTACAGTACGGAATATATATGGTCTATACCCAGTACGCCTAAATTTAATTCAGTGGGAAGTATCCTTCCGGGGGTAATGCTTGAAAACAAAGGATGGGGAGAGTACAACGGATGGGGATATTTCCAGCCAACGAAGGAACTTTATGACGAGTATGAAACAGGAGATCTCAGAAGGAGTACGACGATCCTGAAATTAGGAGATAAGTTTACTTTTAATGGTAAAGACAGAACGTATGCCTCTACCAATTCCCTGACAGGATATCAGTTCAATAAATACATGGATGCCTTCAAATATCAGCTGAACAGCGGGCACGTAAGCGCCAATGGAGATTACCCATGTACGGACCTTGCCGTTCCGATTATGCGTTATGCTGAGGTTATCTTAATCAAAGCAGAAGCATTACTGATGATGGGGCAGAACGCGGATCAGGAAATCAATATGATCAGAAATCGTGCGGGCTTACCTTCAAAAAACGGATGTACAATGGCTGATCTTAAGCATGAAAGGCGTTGTGAACTGGCGGGCGAGTGGGCAGACAGGCACCGGGACCTTGTACGTTGGGGAGATGCTAAAGATACTTATGCAAAACCATTGCACGGCATTACCGGCCAGGTGGTGTGGGCTGCAAGAAATTTCAATCCTGCAGTGCATAATGTATGGGCAGTTCCACAAGCGGAAATTGTCAATAGTCATGGTATTATCAAGCAAAATGAAGGCTGGTAA
- a CDS encoding alkaline phosphatase encodes MKLSKMLALLALAVFSENQAQNYLNYNVGNAHSHNDYMQEIPFWQAYYASFGSVEADVFLVKDKLWVSHTEKELSADRTLENLYLDPIAKQIKLNKGSIYPDPNKKLQLLIDIKQDYKTTLAVLVTTLKKYPEITGNSGIKLVITGGRPQPNDFKNYPSYLYFDGDPDKNYTADQLKRIGMFSADLPGLVQWNGKGIPRDEETDKIKNAVEKAHAQQKPMRFYGAPDFPNAWVNLMDMGVDYINTDHIPELKKLMNSIPKNFYKNTKEYRTYTPTYKTDGVPQKVKNVILLIPDGTSLPQYYAAFTANKGKLNVFNMKATGLSKTNSSNAYITDSAPGSTAFATGVKTKNTFVGVDPMGKALAQIPDIIADKGLVSGLISTGDVTDATPADFYAHSDNRNSSELILKDFAASKTKILIGGPTNGLSQENMQKLKEAKIDVYHDLKSVNTISNRTLIIDPSASQRITNGRGNWLADAFDLTLNNVKNNKKGFFMMIEASQTDGGGHSNNLEQLVTELLDFDHVVGKAMKFADENKETLVIVVGDHETGGLTLLDGSLKDGWVFGNFSTNDHTSIPSSVFAYGPNSKAFTGLFENTEIFNKILAAYGIQK; translated from the coding sequence ATGAAACTATCAAAGATGTTGGCCTTACTGGCCTTAGCTGTTTTTTCTGAGAATCAGGCACAGAATTATTTAAACTATAATGTTGGGAATGCCCATTCTCATAATGACTACATGCAGGAGATCCCTTTCTGGCAGGCATATTATGCCAGTTTCGGTTCTGTTGAAGCGGATGTTTTTTTGGTGAAAGATAAGCTCTGGGTGTCCCATACAGAAAAAGAACTGTCTGCTGACCGTACGTTAGAAAACCTATATCTGGATCCTATTGCAAAACAAATTAAGCTGAATAAGGGCAGTATTTATCCGGATCCCAATAAAAAGCTGCAGCTGCTTATCGATATCAAGCAGGATTATAAAACAACCCTCGCTGTATTGGTCACTACATTGAAAAAATATCCGGAGATTACTGGAAATTCGGGAATTAAACTGGTGATTACAGGAGGTCGGCCACAGCCGAATGATTTTAAAAACTATCCCAGTTATCTTTATTTCGATGGGGATCCTGACAAAAACTATACTGCAGACCAGCTGAAAAGAATCGGGATGTTCAGTGCGGATCTTCCGGGACTTGTACAATGGAACGGAAAAGGTATTCCGAGAGATGAAGAAACGGATAAAATTAAAAACGCTGTGGAAAAAGCCCATGCCCAGCAAAAGCCCATGCGCTTTTACGGAGCTCCTGACTTCCCTAATGCCTGGGTAAACCTTATGGATATGGGAGTGGATTATATCAATACCGATCATATCCCGGAACTGAAAAAATTGATGAATAGCATCCCGAAAAATTTCTATAAAAATACAAAAGAGTACCGCACGTATACTCCCACTTATAAAACGGATGGAGTCCCCCAAAAAGTAAAAAATGTAATCCTTCTGATTCCGGATGGTACTTCTTTGCCTCAATATTATGCGGCATTTACAGCCAACAAAGGAAAACTGAATGTCTTCAATATGAAAGCTACCGGGCTGTCCAAGACGAATTCTTCCAATGCATATATTACCGATTCAGCGCCAGGGTCTACAGCCTTTGCTACAGGAGTGAAAACTAAAAATACATTTGTTGGGGTAGACCCAATGGGAAAAGCTTTAGCGCAAATTCCTGATATCATCGCAGATAAAGGCCTGGTCTCAGGGCTTATTTCCACAGGAGATGTTACCGATGCAACACCGGCAGACTTCTATGCCCATTCTGATAACAGAAACAGTTCAGAGCTTATTCTGAAAGATTTTGCAGCATCAAAAACAAAAATCCTGATCGGGGGACCTACAAACGGATTATCCCAGGAAAATATGCAGAAGCTGAAAGAGGCAAAAATTGATGTATACCATGATCTAAAATCAGTGAACACAATAAGCAACCGCACGCTGATCATTGATCCTTCTGCTTCTCAAAGAATAACGAACGGAAGAGGAAACTGGCTGGCTGATGCATTTGATCTTACCTTAAATAATGTAAAGAACAATAAAAAAGGTTTTTTTATGATGATAGAAGCTTCACAGACTGACGGTGGCGGACATAGCAATAATCTGGAGCAACTGGTGACTGAATTATTGGACTTTGACCATGTAGTCGGAAAAGCAATGAAGTTTGCAGATGAAAATAAGGAAACATTAGTCATCGTTGTAGGAGATCATGAAACCGGAGGTTTAACGCTCCTGGACGGTAGCCTTAAAGACGGCTGGGTATTTGGAAACTTCAGTACCAATGACCATACTTCAATTCCATCAAGTGTATTTGCTTATGGCCCGAATTCCAAAGCGTTTACAGGATTATTTGAAAACACGGAAATCTTTAATAAGATATTAGCCGCTTATGGTATTCAAAAGTAA
- a CDS encoding phosphatidylinositol-specific phospholipase C produces MFKNNMRRLTTITLGIAAASLFFSCSESMAERDLTDKEIHSVGKASNRTAAVPVDMNSWMSGLQDNISISRISIPGTHDSGATREIPSNSGTAKTQNLSISEQLNAGVRFLDIRCRHIDNSFAIHHGPIYQNLNFDDVLNACYAFLESHPSETIIMSVKEEYDASNTTRTFEKTFDSYVQKNPSRWDLGTNIPSLGNIRGKIKLLRRFSAETAKGINATSWADNTTFEINNNGAPMKVQDYYKVTNNDDKWSGIFSLLNEAKNDSSNKLFVNFTSGYKPGIFGIPSIPTVSNSINPKLKTFFQTNTQGAYGVMPVDFVNAELSELIVKTNF; encoded by the coding sequence ATGTTCAAGAACAACATGAGACGTTTAACAACAATTACTCTTGGCATTGCTGCTGCAAGTTTATTTTTTTCATGCTCAGAAAGCATGGCCGAAAGAGATTTAACTGACAAAGAGATCCATTCTGTCGGAAAAGCCAGCAACAGAACAGCTGCAGTTCCGGTGGATATGAACAGCTGGATGTCCGGTCTTCAGGATAACATCTCCATCTCAAGAATCTCTATTCCGGGAACCCATGATTCCGGAGCCACAAGAGAAATTCCCTCCAACAGCGGTACTGCAAAAACCCAAAACCTCAGCATCAGCGAGCAGCTTAATGCCGGCGTCCGTTTTCTGGATATCCGTTGCAGACATATTGATAATTCATTTGCGATTCATCATGGCCCGATTTATCAGAATCTGAACTTTGATGACGTTCTTAATGCCTGCTATGCATTTCTTGAAAGTCATCCATCAGAAACAATCATTATGTCTGTGAAAGAAGAATATGATGCTTCAAACACCACCAGGACTTTCGAGAAAACCTTTGACTCTTATGTTCAGAAAAATCCATCCAGATGGGATCTTGGGACCAATATCCCCAGTTTAGGAAACATCAGAGGAAAAATAAAGTTATTAAGAAGATTCTCTGCAGAAACCGCTAAAGGGATCAATGCCACTTCATGGGCTGATAACACTACGTTTGAAATCAATAATAACGGAGCTCCAATGAAGGTTCAGGACTATTATAAGGTGACTAACAATGATGATAAATGGTCAGGAATTTTCTCACTTCTTAATGAAGCAAAGAATGACAGCAGCAATAAACTTTTCGTCAACTTCACGAGTGGCTATAAGCCGGGGATATTTGGGATCCCTAGCATCCCTACAGTTTCCAATAGCATCAACCCTAAGCTGAAAACGTTCTTTCAAACGAACACACAGGGAGCTTATGGGGTGATGCCTGTTGATTTTGTTAATGCTGAATTATCTGAACTGATCGTAAAAACCAATTTTTAA